From a region of the Synechococcus sp. PCC 7502 genome:
- a CDS encoding ABC transporter substrate-binding protein produces the protein MSRYRKRQVSKKFQVILLLVLTAVCSIFIIGCGSPAVNSSRSDRLVDFIVQDPKTFNPILTTDATSSGVLGYIFSSLLKTNGLTAELEPELAESWAVAPNGLEVTFTLRDNLKWSDGQPLTVDDVVFTFNLIFDERIPTSSRDVLRVGKKRELPKLEKLDARRIKFTISEPFAPFVRYMGGTSILPKHILEKTLQENDAAGKPKFLETWSIKTPLDQIVGSGSYMFADYRPGERFIYKRNPNYWDQPKPFIKNIVLQILDSSDTALLKFRSRELDIFDLGARVKDFQLLKSAEARDKFKIYNGGAATGELFVMFNLNQGRDAKTNQPFVEPKKSKWFNDVNFRRAIAHAIDRQTMVTNLYVGLGEEQNSPISVPSPYYLSPAKGLKVYEYNPTKAKKILTDAGYRYNSQNQLLDADGNLVRFTLLTNAGSNPVRGQVGSQIKNDLENIGITVDFTGIDFNILVDKLDNSKQWDAIILGFTGGIEPHGSINLWSTTGNLHMFNKGADEGQPPIPGYKVADWEKQIENLMIDASQQVDENKRKAIYAQFQQLVQEQLPLIHLVTPLSLSAVRDRIQGVKFSPIGGALWNLDELTLSAN, from the coding sequence ATGAGTAGATACCGTAAACGCCAAGTCAGTAAAAAGTTTCAAGTTATTTTATTATTGGTGCTAACGGCTGTCTGTTCAATTTTTATTATTGGTTGTGGTTCCCCTGCAGTTAATTCTAGTCGGAGCGATCGCCTCGTCGATTTTATTGTCCAAGACCCCAAAACTTTCAATCCAATTTTGACCACCGATGCTACCAGTTCTGGAGTGCTAGGTTATATTTTTAGCAGCTTACTCAAAACCAATGGACTGACGGCGGAGTTAGAACCAGAATTAGCAGAATCATGGGCAGTTGCTCCCAATGGCTTAGAGGTAACTTTTACATTGCGGGATAACCTAAAATGGTCAGATGGTCAGCCCTTAACCGTTGATGATGTTGTCTTCACTTTTAATCTAATTTTCGATGAGAGGATTCCCACTAGCAGCCGAGATGTCTTGAGAGTTGGCAAAAAGCGAGAATTACCTAAACTAGAAAAGTTGGATGCCCGAAGGATCAAGTTCACTATTTCTGAACCCTTTGCCCCCTTTGTGCGGTATATGGGTGGTACCAGTATTTTACCAAAACATATTTTAGAAAAAACGCTTCAGGAAAATGATGCCGCAGGCAAGCCTAAATTCCTAGAAACGTGGTCGATCAAGACTCCCTTAGATCAGATTGTGGGCAGTGGTTCCTATATGTTTGCTGATTATCGTCCGGGCGAAAGATTTATCTATAAACGCAATCCCAACTACTGGGATCAACCTAAACCATTTATTAAAAATATTGTTCTGCAAATTCTCGATTCTAGTGATACTGCCCTCTTAAAATTCCGCTCTAGGGAGTTAGATATTTTTGATCTTGGTGCCAGAGTCAAAGATTTTCAACTGCTTAAATCCGCCGAGGCAAGGGATAAATTTAAAATCTATAATGGCGGTGCTGCCACGGGGGAACTATTTGTGATGTTTAACCTTAATCAAGGGCGAGACGCAAAGACTAATCAACCCTTCGTGGAACCTAAAAAATCTAAATGGTTTAATGATGTCAATTTCCGTAGAGCGATCGCCCATGCCATAGATCGACAAACGATGGTTACAAATCTCTATGTGGGGTTAGGAGAAGAACAAAATTCCCCAATCTCTGTACCTAGTCCCTACTATTTATCTCCTGCTAAAGGCTTAAAGGTTTACGAATATAATCCTACCAAAGCAAAGAAAATCCTCACGGATGCTGGTTATCGTTATAATTCTCAAAATCAACTATTGGATGCTGACGGAAATTTAGTGAGATTTACCCTACTCACTAATGCTGGTAGTAATCCTGTGCGGGGACAGGTGGGATCGCAAATCAAAAATGATCTGGAAAACATTGGCATTACTGTAGATTTCACGGGCATTGATTTTAATATTCTGGTTGATAAGCTGGATAACTCTAAGCAATGGGATGCCATAATTCTAGGCTTTACAGGTGGGATTGAACCCCACGGCAGTATTAACCTGTGGTCAACTACGGGTAACCTGCACATGTTTAATAAAGGTGCAGATGAAGGACAACCACCCATTCCCGGTTATAAAGTGGCAGATTGGGAAAAGCAAATTGAGAATTTAATGATTGATGCCTCACAACAGGTGGATGAAAATAAGCGCAAGGCAATTTATGCCCAGTTTCAACAATTAGTACAGGAACAATTACCCCTAATTCACTTAGTTACACCGTTATCTCTTTCTGCGGTTCGCGATCGCATTCAAGGCGTGAAGTTTTCCCCCATTGGTGGAGCATTATGGAACCTAGATGAACTGACCTTATCGGCGAATTGA
- the crtR gene encoding beta-carotene hydroxylase: MQQTGKTLTVPISLMGAPQGFNPTLCLLIGSVILAIASTTGYWVWHWAHWLVFIANFVSLYVLGTVIHDASHGVAHRNRIVNAAMGHISAVLQGFVYPVFTRVHMQHHANVNDPENDPDHFVSTGGPLWLIAVRFFYHEVFFFQRKLWRKYELAEWGISRLILVCVLIAGYEFHFLSYILNFWFVPAAIMGLALGLFFDYLPHRPFKETSRWKNARVYPSALLNILLLGQNYHLIHHLWPSVPWYNYKSAYSQMKPLLDANDAPQSLGLLKLNDFGGFLYDIFLGIRFHGHK, from the coding sequence ATGCAGCAGACAGGGAAAACCCTGACTGTACCAATTAGTCTAATGGGAGCTCCTCAAGGCTTTAATCCCACTTTATGCCTACTGATTGGTTCTGTTATTCTAGCGATCGCCTCAACTACTGGCTATTGGGTCTGGCATTGGGCGCATTGGCTAGTGTTTATCGCAAATTTTGTTTCTTTATACGTTTTAGGCACAGTTATTCATGATGCTTCCCACGGAGTAGCTCACCGCAATCGCATTGTTAATGCCGCTATGGGACATATTTCTGCCGTATTGCAGGGATTTGTCTATCCTGTATTTACAAGGGTACATATGCAGCACCATGCCAATGTTAATGACCCAGAGAATGATCCCGATCACTTTGTTTCCACAGGCGGACCACTTTGGTTAATTGCCGTGCGATTTTTCTACCATGAAGTATTTTTCTTTCAAAGAAAACTCTGGCGCAAGTATGAATTGGCAGAATGGGGTATTAGCCGATTAATATTGGTATGTGTATTAATTGCAGGGTATGAATTTCACTTTTTAAGCTATATTCTCAATTTCTGGTTTGTCCCAGCTGCAATCATGGGCTTAGCTTTGGGTTTATTTTTTGACTATCTGCCCCACCGACCTTTTAAGGAAACTTCCCGTTGGAAAAATGCCAGAGTTTATCCTAGTGCCTTACTAAATATCCTACTCTTAGGACAGAACTACCATCTTATCCATCATCTGTGGCCCTCTGTCCCTTGGTATAACTATAAAAGTGCCTACAGTCAAATGAAGCCGTTACTAGATGCTAATGATGCCCCCCAAAGCCTAGGACTACTAAAGCTTAATGATTTTGGTGGATTTTTATACGATATATTCCTAGGAATTAGGTTTCACGGGCATAAGTAG
- the rsmI gene encoding 16S rRNA (cytidine(1402)-2'-O)-methyltransferase: MALGTLYLVGTPIGNLEDMTMRAIKTLQNVDLIAAEDTRHTGKLLHHFQIQTPQISYHSHNSQGRIPELLALLQEGKNIAVVSDAGMPSISDPGLEIVQACIGANIAVIPIPGVSACTTALVASGLGTSSFTFAGFLATDSQLRRSQLEQLGLEPRTMILYEAPHRLIKTLQDLINALGENRQIVIGRELTKLHEEFWRGNLLEAISHYRNHAPRGEFTLVIAGLPISDTKVWTEMQLKSELIAIMADGISRSQASRQLAEVTKLPRRQLYQIALTISSVE, translated from the coding sequence TTGGCGTTAGGTACACTTTATTTAGTAGGAACTCCCATCGGTAACCTTGAGGACATGACCATGCGGGCGATCAAGACCCTACAAAATGTCGATCTAATTGCCGCCGAGGATACTCGCCATACGGGTAAACTCCTACATCACTTTCAGATTCAAACTCCGCAAATTAGTTATCACAGTCATAATAGTCAAGGTCGCATTCCTGAACTTTTAGCCCTTTTACAGGAAGGTAAAAATATTGCAGTTGTGAGTGATGCAGGGATGCCCAGTATTTCTGATCCGGGGTTAGAGATTGTTCAAGCCTGCATAGGAGCAAATATTGCCGTAATTCCAATTCCTGGAGTTAGTGCCTGTACCACAGCTTTGGTGGCTTCAGGTTTGGGGACTAGCAGTTTTACCTTTGCTGGTTTTTTAGCAACAGATTCCCAATTACGGCGATCGCAACTAGAACAACTGGGACTGGAACCACGCACCATGATTTTGTATGAAGCTCCCCATAGGCTAATTAAAACTCTACAAGACTTGATCAATGCTTTAGGTGAAAATCGGCAAATCGTGATCGGCAGAGAATTAACCAAGCTCCATGAGGAATTTTGGCGAGGAAATTTATTAGAGGCGATCTCCCACTATCGTAATCATGCTCCCAGAGGCGAATTTACCCTAGTTATAGCGGGACTACCTATTAGTGATACCAAAGTGTGGACAGAAATGCAGCTTAAATCAGAACTCATAGCAATTATGGCAGATGGCATATCGCGATCGCAGGCAAGTCGGCAACTAGCAGAAGTGACAAAATTACCCCGCCGTCAGCTTTATCAAATTGCTTTGACTATTAGCTCAGTAGAGTAG
- a CDS encoding phasin family protein gives MDNNNLLKQLLMIGVGTTSLMVEKLKEVADEYVKDGKINSDQASEFINDFADRFKSEQVNFETLIQKQIRNTLQDLGVPRQNEVDELRGRIDRLERQVRELENKNWR, from the coding sequence ATGGACAACAATAATCTACTCAAGCAACTTTTAATGATTGGGGTTGGTACTACTTCTTTAATGGTAGAGAAACTGAAAGAAGTTGCCGATGAATATGTCAAAGATGGCAAAATTAACTCGGATCAAGCTTCGGAATTTATTAATGACTTTGCTGATCGCTTTAAGTCAGAACAGGTAAATTTTGAAACCCTAATTCAAAAGCAAATTCGCAATACCCTACAGGACTTAGGTGTGCCAAGACAAAATGAGGTGGATGAACTGAGAGGGCGGATCGATCGCCTAGAACGACAGGTCAGAGAGTTGGAGAATAAAAATTGGCGTTAG
- a CDS encoding ABC transporter ATP-binding protein: MAQVKLEKIFKRWSSTDGVESINLDIADGEFVVLVGPSGCGKSTILRMIAGLEQPTSGNLYIGDRLVNQIPARQRDVAMVFQNYALYPHMTVAENLSFGLKMRKIGDRTAINQRIHTVAASLGIEQLLTRKPAQLSGGQQQRVALGRAIAREPQVFLLDEPLSNLDAQLRDDTRGELKLLHQKLGITMIYVTHDQTEAMTLADRIVVLNRGRIQQVGSSSEIYHNPQNLMVATFLGSPPMNILTVVYRNHSFVVDSNTGGSNGASQVIDCPETMRSLLISAEGQSLKLGIRPEHLQPLVPHGQGTRIDLKIVIVEALGNRTLIKTCLVDDPEQFIYLEDRTNRLWHAGDSVWVEFKPEHLFLFDPTSGDRIS, from the coding sequence ATGGCACAGGTTAAATTAGAAAAAATTTTTAAGCGTTGGTCATCAACCGATGGAGTAGAGTCAATTAACTTAGATATTGCCGACGGCGAGTTTGTGGTTTTAGTCGGACCTTCAGGCTGTGGTAAGTCTACGATTTTACGCATGATCGCTGGCTTAGAACAACCAACCTCTGGCAATTTATATATTGGAGATCGCCTTGTCAATCAAATTCCCGCCCGACAACGGGACGTGGCTATGGTGTTTCAGAACTATGCTCTCTATCCCCACATGACGGTGGCAGAAAATCTGAGTTTTGGGTTGAAAATGCGAAAAATTGGCGATCGCACTGCAATCAATCAACGCATTCACACTGTCGCCGCATCTCTGGGCATTGAGCAATTACTCACCCGCAAACCTGCCCAACTATCGGGAGGACAACAGCAAAGGGTGGCATTAGGTCGAGCGATCGCCCGTGAACCCCAAGTATTTTTACTAGATGAACCTTTATCTAATTTGGATGCTCAACTGCGAGATGACACCCGTGGTGAACTGAAACTACTCCACCAAAAACTAGGTATCACCATGATTTATGTCACCCACGATCAGACTGAAGCTATGACCCTTGCCGATCGCATAGTTGTCCTTAATCGGGGCAGAATTCAACAGGTGGGCAGCAGTAGCGAAATTTATCATAACCCCCAGAATTTAATGGTTGCCACATTTTTGGGTAGTCCTCCCATGAATATTCTGACCGTCGTTTATCGTAATCACTCATTTGTAGTGGATAGTAATACAGGTGGCAGTAATGGAGCTAGTCAAGTTATAGATTGTCCAGAAACCATGCGATCGCTGTTAATCTCAGCAGAGGGACAGTCGCTAAAATTGGGAATCCGCCCTGAACATTTACAGCCTTTAGTCCCCCACGGACAAGGCACTCGTATAGATTTAAAAATAGTGATTGTTGAGGCTTTAGGCAATCGAACTTTGATTAAAACTTGTTTAGTTGATGATCCTGAGCAGTTTATATATTTAGAGGATCGTACTAATCGGCTTTGGCATGCAGGTGACTCAGTATGGGTAGAGTTTAAGCCAGAGCATTTATTTCTGTTTGATCCCACCAGTGGCGATCGCATTAGTTGA
- a CDS encoding chlorophyll a/b-binding protein: MSDDNRNAWTFGFTNGAENWNGRLAMIGFVAAIAVELITGQGVLHFWGII, translated from the coding sequence ATGTCAGACGATAATCGTAACGCTTGGACTTTTGGATTTACTAACGGTGCTGAAAACTGGAACGGTCGTCTTGCTATGATCGGCTTCGTAGCTGCGATCGCTGTTGAATTGATAACTGGACAAGGTGTTCTTCACTTTTGGGGAATTATCTAG
- a CDS encoding RibD family protein, with product MPNLLDNYLSHAQLVPDQVYSFADLAFPTDGIKFEYQSQVYTRPYIIFNMVSSVDGKATTNHGELTGLGSRMDRKIMNRLRSQVDAVLVGGETLRVDPFIPTIPPELLDERWQNFSGQPLGIVISNSGNLPLDHRFWQAGKELRIVFLGVPASLEAEKLLAEKAQVFRLSDTGIAGMLDFLWQRFSVKRLMVEGGASVNYEFISHGWSDEIFLTLCPKLVGGIKNTSILGGNDYGLSDALGVLPDLELRSLYHHENELYLRYKIEFAQG from the coding sequence ATGCCTAATCTACTTGATAATTATCTATCCCATGCTCAGTTAGTTCCCGATCAGGTATATTCATTTGCGGATTTAGCATTCCCCACTGACGGAATCAAGTTTGAGTACCAATCTCAAGTTTATACCCGCCCTTACATCATTTTTAATATGGTGTCTAGTGTTGATGGCAAAGCTACGACTAATCACGGTGAACTGACAGGCTTAGGATCAAGAATGGATCGGAAAATCATGAACCGTCTGCGATCGCAAGTAGATGCGGTTTTAGTGGGTGGGGAAACTCTAAGGGTTGATCCATTTATTCCGACCATACCCCCAGAGCTTTTAGATGAGAGATGGCAAAACTTTTCAGGGCAGCCCTTAGGCATTGTGATTAGTAATAGTGGAAATTTACCCTTAGATCATCGTTTTTGGCAGGCAGGCAAAGAATTACGGATTGTATTTCTTGGGGTACCAGCTAGTTTAGAGGCAGAGAAACTATTGGCAGAGAAAGCACAGGTATTTAGACTGTCAGATACAGGTATAGCAGGGATGTTAGATTTCCTATGGCAGCGATTTTCTGTAAAAAGACTTATGGTAGAGGGTGGTGCCAGTGTGAACTACGAATTTATTTCCCACGGTTGGAGTGATGAGATATTTTTAACTTTATGTCCTAAGTTAGTGGGCGGGATCAAAAATACCTCGATTTTGGGCGGAAATGACTATGGATTATCAGATGCCCTTGGAGTTTTGCCTGATTTAGAATTGCGATCGCTCTATCATCATGAAAACGAGTTATATTTACGCTACAAAATTGAATTTGCTCAAGGCTAA
- a CDS encoding NAD(P)H-dependent oxidoreductase, with amino-acid sequence MSIGTSQLLESLKWRYATKKFDPNQVIPESKWEALSESLLLTPSSYGLQPWKFLVITNPEIKAQLKPVSWNQSQVTDCSHFVVFTIKKNLTTDHVDSFIKRTAEVRGVAPESLSGYRNIIVSDVVNGPRSLTVNEWATRQVYIALGNFMTAAALVGVDTCPMEGIEPANYDKVLELPTKGYATVVACAAGYRASDDKYAELAKVRFPISDVIETLA; translated from the coding sequence ATGTCCATAGGTACTTCTCAACTTCTAGAATCCCTTAAATGGCGGTATGCAACGAAAAAATTTGATCCTAATCAAGTTATCCCTGAGTCCAAATGGGAGGCATTAAGTGAATCTTTACTTTTGACCCCTTCTTCTTATGGCTTACAACCTTGGAAATTTTTGGTAATTACTAATCCTGAGATTAAAGCACAGCTGAAGCCTGTATCATGGAATCAATCCCAAGTAACTGATTGTTCACATTTTGTGGTGTTTACGATCAAGAAAAATTTGACTACTGATCATGTTGATAGTTTTATCAAAAGAACAGCAGAAGTACGAGGTGTTGCTCCAGAGTCTTTGAGTGGCTATCGTAATATCATAGTCAGTGATGTGGTAAATGGACCTAGAAGTCTGACTGTAAATGAGTGGGCAACTCGACAGGTATATATTGCCTTGGGTAACTTTATGACGGCTGCCGCTCTTGTGGGTGTGGATACCTGCCCTATGGAAGGCATAGAGCCAGCTAATTATGATAAGGTGCTGGAACTGCCTACTAAGGGTTATGCCACGGTGGTAGCCTGTGCAGCTGGGTATCGTGCCAGTGATGATAAGTATGCTGAATTGGCAAAGGTGCGCTTTCCTATTTCTGATGTGATTGAAACCCTAGCTTAA
- the hisG gene encoding ATP phosphoribosyltransferase produces MITVALPKGSLLKDSIAIFQSVGLDFSAFLDPASRQLQITDPTGVAQALLVRAQDVSVYVEYGQAQLGIVGEDVLREKMPKVARLLDLGFGKCRMSIAVSNQSPYRSALDLPPHSRIASKSVRIAREYFQSLDLPVEIIPLYGSVELGPITGMSEAIVDLVSTGRTLKENGLVEIEVLFESTARLIAHPLSYRVNSDRLSDLVNKLKITAAN; encoded by the coding sequence ATGATTACCGTTGCACTGCCCAAAGGCTCTTTACTCAAAGATTCGATCGCTATTTTTCAATCAGTTGGTTTAGACTTTAGTGCCTTTCTTGATCCCGCTAGTCGGCAATTACAAATTACTGATCCCACAGGCGTAGCACAGGCATTATTAGTCAGGGCGCAGGATGTTTCGGTATATGTGGAATATGGACAGGCACAGCTTGGAATTGTGGGAGAAGATGTTTTACGGGAAAAAATGCCCAAGGTGGCACGGTTACTAGATTTAGGATTTGGTAAATGTCGGATGTCGATCGCTGTTTCTAATCAAAGCCCCTATCGTTCTGCCCTGGATTTACCGCCGCATTCCCGCATCGCTTCTAAATCCGTAAGAATTGCCCGTGAATATTTTCAAAGCCTAGATTTACCCGTAGAAATTATTCCCCTCTATGGTTCGGTGGAATTAGGTCCAATTACAGGCATGTCGGAGGCGATCGTGGACTTAGTATCCACGGGTAGAACCCTCAAAGAAAATGGCTTAGTGGAAATCGAAGTTTTATTTGAAAGTACCGCCAGATTAATTGCCCATCCTTTAAGTTATCGAGTTAACAGCGATCGCCTTAGTGATTTAGTCAACAAACTAAAAATTACAGCAGCGAACTAA
- a CDS encoding DUF760 domain-containing protein — protein MFEIQDTGSNNALLTYLKSQSPEAIELAAKGVSPEIRQIINHNIQGLVGMLPPQQFQVSITTTHENLANLIGSAMMTGYFLSQMETRMKLDSAFGNSFSLSNPEQINEFNEVDKPAAE, from the coding sequence ATGTTTGAAATTCAAGATACAGGTTCTAATAATGCCTTACTAACATACTTAAAAAGTCAATCTCCAGAAGCTATTGAGTTAGCGGCAAAAGGCGTTAGTCCAGAAATTCGCCAAATTATTAATCATAATATTCAAGGTTTAGTGGGAATGTTGCCACCGCAGCAGTTTCAGGTCTCTATAACCACCACCCATGAAAATCTCGCTAATCTGATTGGGTCAGCGATGATGACAGGCTATTTTTTAAGCCAAATGGAAACTCGGATGAAACTTGATTCAGCTTTTGGTAATAGCTTTTCCCTCTCAAACCCAGAGCAGATTAATGAATTTAATGAAGTAGATAAACCTGCCGCCGAATAG
- a CDS encoding uroporphyrinogen-III synthase — translation MVKYHEWLYQPLKPKPLAGKTILITRAAGQSSQFRQLLEHQGAEVVEVPTLVITPPASWEPLDQAIAQIGTYNWLILTSANAVEFFFQRLHAHNLDSRSLHHLKIAVVGRKTGELLSIQGLIPDLIPSDFIADSLVARFPECVNSRILFPRVQSGGREVLITELEQKGAKVDAVPAYESGCPQDIDEIALRSLQTHQIDILTFASSKTVRNFHQLISKALPDEWDQLLDSVQIASIGTQTSIACRELLGRVDIEAQEFTLEGLAQAIVNTCN, via the coding sequence GTGGTTAAGTATCATGAATGGCTCTATCAGCCTCTTAAACCTAAGCCCTTAGCAGGAAAAACAATTTTGATTACTAGAGCCGCAGGGCAATCTAGCCAGTTTAGACAACTCCTAGAACATCAAGGCGCAGAAGTTGTGGAAGTACCGACCTTAGTAATTACTCCGCCAGCTAGCTGGGAACCTCTGGATCAGGCGATCGCCCAAATTGGAACCTACAACTGGTTAATTTTAACCTCTGCCAATGCCGTAGAATTCTTCTTCCAACGCCTCCATGCTCATAATTTAGATAGTCGCAGCTTACATCATCTTAAAATTGCTGTGGTTGGTCGCAAAACTGGCGAACTGTTATCAATCCAAGGTCTTATTCCCGACTTAATTCCCTCAGATTTTATTGCCGACTCTCTAGTTGCTAGGTTTCCTGAATGTGTGAACTCAAGGATTTTATTCCCACGGGTACAATCGGGCGGCAGAGAAGTGTTAATTACCGAACTTGAACAGAAAGGGGCAAAAGTTGATGCTGTTCCTGCCTACGAGTCGGGTTGTCCTCAGGATATAGATGAAATTGCATTGCGATCGCTCCAAACTCACCAAATCGATATTCTTACCTTTGCCAGTTCCAAAACCGTTAGAAACTTCCATCAGTTAATTTCTAAAGCCTTACCAGACGAATGGGATCAACTATTAGACTCAGTCCAGATCGCCTCTATTGGCACGCAAACATCGATCGCCTGTAGAGAATTATTAGGTAGAGTCGATATTGAGGCACAGGAATTTACCCTAGAGGGATTAGCTCAAGCAATTGTAAATACTTGCAACTAA
- a CDS encoding PAS domain S-box protein — translation MPEPDISLYRNQILQLEAELNYVKAQLAQVTQPGSNCGLTCDDYVQLLFEVAFEGLCIHTNFVIVDVNAAICKLWGYERHEVIGTNGLNYIAPEYHEIVKTHIRNNYPHTYEVEGIKRDGSRFPMEVQGKSIQWQGQTVRVTAVRDISDRQKIEAALIDAKIRYQALFNHKSEAVFINSFTETGRPSQFIEVNDTACKSLGYTRAELLNMSPSDIMPKDFFCKREVIETLRSQKYATEEILHQTKDGRIFPVELSLHEIETVEGKPIVIAFARDISDRREAETALIEGEKRYQALFDAKAESVFIHNFNHEGIPSNFIEVNEAACISLGYTKAELLQMSPRDITPKGYKPPINIPQKLALDQFAIFEAQHQTKDGKVVPVEVRAVLLESTENLVIDFVRDISDRKAMEMDLELVASLDYLTKIPNRRQFDHFLEIEWRRSCREQTNISLILADIDFFKPYNDYYGHQMGDECLQQVAQAIAQTIKRPGDLVARYGGEEFGIILPTTNRDGAIFVAENIRQAVKDLGIKHERSTINPYVTLSLGIATLTSTSDQFSILIKAADLALYNAKQSGRDRCCTN, via the coding sequence ATGCCTGAGCCTGACATTAGTCTTTACAGAAACCAAATTTTGCAGCTAGAAGCAGAATTAAATTATGTTAAAGCTCAGTTGGCGCAAGTAACACAACCTGGTAGTAATTGTGGGCTGACCTGTGATGACTATGTGCAGTTACTATTTGAGGTTGCCTTTGAGGGTTTATGTATTCATACCAATTTTGTAATTGTTGATGTTAATGCTGCCATCTGCAAACTCTGGGGCTATGAGCGGCATGAAGTAATTGGCACGAATGGCTTAAACTACATTGCGCCTGAATACCACGAGATCGTTAAAACACACATTAGGAATAACTACCCCCATACCTACGAAGTTGAAGGGATCAAGCGAGATGGTTCAAGGTTTCCTATGGAGGTTCAAGGTAAATCTATTCAGTGGCAAGGACAAACAGTTCGCGTAACCGCCGTTAGAGATATTAGCGATCGCCAAAAAATAGAAGCTGCCCTCATTGACGCAAAAATCAGGTATCAAGCTCTGTTTAACCATAAATCTGAAGCTGTATTTATTAATAGTTTTACAGAAACAGGAAGACCTAGCCAATTTATCGAAGTTAATGATACTGCCTGTAAAAGCTTAGGATACACCCGTGCAGAGCTTCTGAATATGAGTCCTAGTGACATCATGCCCAAGGATTTCTTTTGCAAAAGGGAGGTGATTGAAACCCTGCGTAGTCAAAAGTATGCAACCGAAGAAATTTTACACCAAACCAAGGATGGCAGAATTTTCCCTGTAGAACTGAGCCTGCATGAAATAGAAACTGTTGAAGGTAAACCGATTGTGATTGCCTTTGCCCGTGATATTAGCGATCGCAGGGAAGCCGAAACCGCCTTAATCGAAGGGGAAAAAAGGTATCAGGCTTTATTTGACGCCAAGGCAGAATCCGTATTTATTCATAATTTCAACCATGAAGGCATACCCAGTAATTTTATTGAAGTGAATGAAGCTGCTTGTATAAGTTTGGGTTACACCAAAGCAGAATTGCTGCAAATGTCGCCACGGGATATTACCCCCAAAGGTTATAAACCACCCATTAACATTCCCCAAAAATTAGCTCTGGATCAATTTGCAATCTTTGAAGCTCAACACCAAACCAAGGACGGCAAAGTTGTTCCCGTAGAAGTTAGAGCAGTTTTACTCGAGTCCACTGAAAATTTAGTTATAGATTTTGTGCGGGATATTAGCGATCGCAAAGCTATGGAGATGGATTTAGAACTAGTAGCATCCTTAGACTATTTAACCAAAATTCCCAATCGGCGACAGTTCGATCATTTTTTAGAAATAGAGTGGCGGCGCAGTTGTCGAGAGCAAACAAACATATCGTTAATTTTGGCGGATATTGATTTCTTTAAGCCCTATAACGATTACTATGGACACCAAATGGGGGATGAATGTCTGCAGCAGGTTGCCCAAGCGATCGCCCAAACCATCAAACGCCCCGGAGACCTAGTGGCAAGGTATGGTGGTGAAGAATTTGGCATTATCTTACCAACGACTAATCGAGATGGGGCAATTTTTGTTGCTGAAAACATCAGACAGGCTGTTAAGGATTTAGGCATTAAACATGAACGATCAACTATTAATCCCTATGTGACCCTAAGCTTAGGTATAGCTACTTTGACTTCCACCTCCGATCAGTTCTCAATTTTAATTAAAGCTGCCGATCTCGCCCTTTATAATGCCAAGCAATCAGGTAGAGATCGCTGCTGTACTAACTAA